A window of Nitrospirota bacterium contains these coding sequences:
- the gspG gene encoding type II secretion system major pseudopilin GspG — protein MKKIRNRKGFTLIELMVVITILGILAVLILPRITGQTDEARKTATRIQIKNVEQALHMFELDNGFYPSTEQGLDALVKKPTIGRVPNKYREGGYMSKVPKDPWGTPYVYISPGAHGDFDLISYGADKEKGGESKNADIENWALD, from the coding sequence ATGAAAAAGATCAGGAACCGGAAAGGTTTTACCTTAATTGAGCTGATGGTGGTGATTACCATTCTGGGAATCCTCGCCGTTTTGATCCTCCCCCGGATTACGGGCCAAACGGATGAAGCCCGAAAAACAGCTACCCGGATCCAGATTAAGAACGTTGAACAAGCCCTTCATATGTTTGAGCTGGACAATGGTTTTTACCCGAGTACGGAGCAAGGATTGGACGCCCTGGTAAAAAAACCGACGATTGGACGAGTTCCAAACAAGTACCGGGAAGGGGGCTATATGTCCAAGGTTCCCAAAGATCCATGGGGGACGCCTTATGTCTACATCTCGCCGGGAGCGCATGGCGATTTTGACTTGATTTCTTATGGCGCTGACAAAGAAAAAGGGGGGGAAAGCAAGAACGCGGATATTGAAAACTGGGCCTTGGATTGA
- the gspF gene encoding type II secretion system inner membrane protein GspF translates to MIYEYKGLTAGGREASGMIDAENAKAARIRLKTQGIFPTEVHEGSAENEVKPEEGALESSFSRRLFDNISRQEIALMTRQMSTLIAAGLSLMEALEALTEQTEKSLLKKMISGIREKIKEGNPLSRALALHPRYFSPLYIQMIRAGEASGTLARMLNRLAEFLEHQSRLRSKIISALAYPVLMVAVSLSVLVAMITFVIPRVVVIFEDMHQALPLPTRLLIGLSDLIRNQGWILLILMGVLFYFFRRFIQTDNGRRRFDGWILRLPVVGGMVKRVSFSRFSKTLETLLAGGVSLLSALDIVKTLVHNKVLEEAIGAVRENVKEGQSIAGPLRRSGLFPPLMIHMIAVGEKSGELELMLGKVAETYDYELEAVVGALTALLSPLLILGMGLVILFIVLSILLPIFQMSSIVR, encoded by the coding sequence ATGATTTACGAGTATAAAGGATTAACGGCCGGCGGGCGGGAAGCGAGCGGGATGATCGACGCGGAAAACGCGAAAGCCGCCCGGATCCGCCTGAAAACTCAAGGGATTTTCCCGACCGAAGTCCATGAAGGGTCGGCTGAAAATGAAGTCAAACCGGAGGAAGGCGCGCTTGAGAGCTCTTTCAGCAGGCGGCTTTTTGACAATATTTCCCGTCAGGAGATTGCCCTTATGACCCGCCAGATGTCGACGCTCATTGCCGCGGGTCTCTCCTTAATGGAAGCTCTGGAGGCTTTAACCGAACAGACCGAAAAATCCCTCCTTAAAAAAATGATCTCGGGAATCCGGGAAAAGATTAAAGAGGGAAATCCCCTATCCCGCGCACTCGCGCTTCATCCCCGTTATTTTTCTCCCCTTTATATCCAAATGATCCGCGCGGGAGAAGCAAGCGGAACACTGGCTCGAATGCTTAACCGGCTGGCTGAGTTTTTGGAACACCAGAGCAGATTGAGGAGTAAAATTATTTCGGCGTTAGCTTATCCGGTGCTGATGGTCGCCGTGAGTTTGTCGGTTTTAGTCGCCATGATCACCTTTGTCATTCCCAGGGTTGTGGTTATTTTTGAAGATATGCATCAGGCGCTCCCTCTGCCGACCCGCCTGCTTATCGGATTAAGCGACCTCATTCGGAATCAAGGTTGGATTTTATTGATCCTGATGGGGGTTCTGTTTTATTTTTTTCGCCGGTTTATTCAGACCGACAACGGACGGCGCCGTTTTGACGGCTGGATATTGAGGCTCCCTGTTGTTGGAGGCATGGTAAAGCGGGTCAGCTTTTCCCGGTTTTCAAAAACCCTCGAAACTTTGCTGGCCGGGGGGGTCTCCTTGTTGTCGGCGCTTGACATCGTTAAAACCCTCGTTCATAACAAGGTTCTCGAAGAAGCCATTGGAGCGGTAAGAGAAAATGTTAAAGAGGGGCAAAGTATCGCCGGTCCTTTACGGCGGAGCGGGCTTTTTCCACCTTTGATGATTCATATGATTGCTGTCGGCGAAAAATCAGGAGAACTTGAGTTGATGCTCGGAAAAGTGGCCGAGACGTATGACTACGAACTTGAAGCGGTCGTTGGGGCTTTGACCGCTCTCCTTTCCCCCCTGTTGATCCTGGGGATGGGATTGGTCATCCTGTTTATTGTGCTGTCTATTTTGCTTCCAATTTTCCAGATGAGCTCTATTGTCAGATAA
- the gspE gene encoding type II secretion system ATPase GspE: MIDQKLTDFIQKKYGLKGPQLQEGLILQKEEEIPLGQALKQLGYLTEEGESESLAVEWGLPFLASISENEIEKEWITRVPIGFAKKNEVIPIKKEGERVKVATARPLNLNALDDLRILFGREIAVSIAPSHLILALINQVYERSQDSADKVMEGIEGHLIEVDAGELPVSVDLLEATDEAPIIRLVNSLVFQAVKQRASDIHFEPFEREFVVRYRIDGILYNILSPPKRLQSSMTSRVKIMSGLDIAEKRLPQDGRISIRIAGKEIDIRVSTIPTAHGERLVLRLLDKQHLLLSLEDLGFSKEMFVAVSKLIHLSHGIILVTGPTGSGKTTTLYSILNKINSSDKNIITIEDPIEYQLKGVGQMQVNPKIDLTFANGLRSILRQDPDVILVGEIRDSATAEIAIHASLTGHLVFSTLHTNDSAGAIARLIDMGIEPFLVSSSLVAIIAQRLVRKLCKACKKNYSPLAEELEKLGLSEAKTGPPSFYRATGCPECLNTGYKGRIGIYELLLIDDAVRAEILSKVDSTTIKTHAIQKGLITLREDGARQVVAGVTTTDEVLRVTQIDM, encoded by the coding sequence ATGATTGACCAGAAACTAACTGATTTCATTCAAAAAAAGTACGGCCTTAAGGGGCCTCAACTCCAGGAAGGGTTAATCCTTCAAAAGGAAGAAGAAATTCCTCTGGGGCAGGCGCTCAAGCAGTTGGGGTACCTTACCGAGGAGGGAGAAAGTGAAAGTCTCGCGGTGGAGTGGGGACTTCCTTTTCTGGCCTCGATTTCAGAAAATGAGATTGAAAAAGAATGGATTACAAGAGTTCCAATCGGGTTTGCCAAAAAAAATGAGGTCATTCCCATTAAAAAAGAGGGGGAGAGGGTGAAAGTGGCCACCGCGAGGCCTCTTAACCTGAATGCCCTGGATGATTTGAGAATTTTGTTCGGCCGCGAGATCGCCGTTTCAATAGCCCCCTCCCATTTGATTCTTGCTTTGATTAACCAGGTGTACGAGAGATCCCAGGACAGCGCCGATAAAGTCATGGAAGGGATCGAAGGGCACCTTATTGAGGTTGACGCGGGGGAACTCCCGGTTTCGGTCGATCTCCTGGAAGCGACGGATGAAGCGCCCATTATCCGCCTTGTGAATTCGCTGGTTTTCCAGGCGGTCAAACAGAGGGCGAGCGATATCCATTTCGAACCTTTTGAGCGTGAGTTTGTCGTCCGTTATCGGATTGACGGCATCCTCTATAATATTCTTTCCCCCCCGAAACGGCTTCAATCGAGCATGACTTCAAGAGTAAAAATTATGTCCGGTCTCGATATCGCTGAAAAGCGCCTCCCCCAGGATGGCCGGATCAGTATCCGGATTGCGGGCAAGGAGATTGATATCCGTGTTTCCACGATTCCAACCGCTCATGGAGAAAGACTGGTCTTAAGGCTTTTAGACAAACAGCATCTTTTGTTAAGCCTGGAGGATCTCGGTTTTTCTAAAGAAATGTTTGTTGCGGTATCCAAACTCATCCATCTTTCGCATGGGATTATCCTGGTGACCGGTCCGACCGGAAGCGGAAAGACGACAACCCTTTACAGTATTTTAAACAAAATAAACTCTTCCGATAAAAACATTATTACCATTGAAGACCCGATTGAGTATCAACTTAAAGGGGTTGGACAGATGCAGGTTAATCCAAAAATTGATTTGACGTTTGCCAACGGCCTCCGGTCGATTTTAAGACAGGACCCCGATGTAATTCTGGTGGGAGAAATCCGGGACAGCGCAACGGCAGAAATAGCGATTCATGCGTCGTTGACAGGTCATCTGGTCTTTTCGACCCTTCACACGAACGATTCCGCCGGCGCGATTGCCCGCCTGATCGATATGGGGATAGAGCCGTTTCTGGTTTCTTCTTCTCTGGTGGCCATTATTGCCCAGAGGTTGGTGAGAAAATTATGCAAAGCCTGCAAGAAAAATTATAGCCCCCTGGCCGAAGAACTGGAGAAACTGGGACTATCAGAAGCAAAAACCGGCCCGCCCTCCTTCTATCGGGCAACCGGCTGTCCTGAATGCCTGAACACCGGTTATAAAGGACGAATCGGTATTTACGAGCTTCTTCTGATCGATGATGCCGTTCGGGCGGAAATTTTAAGTAAAGTCGATTCAACGACGATTAAAACTCACGCAATCCAGAAAGGATTGATCACGCTCAGAGAAGATGGCGCCCGTCAGGTTGTCGCAGGGGTGACGACAACGGATGAGGTGCTTCGCGTGACCCAAATCGACATGTAA
- a CDS encoding exodeoxyribonuclease VII large subunit, producing the protein MDDLFSFAEKKNDFSPDSVTEKKVFSVTELNLYIKNELEKTFSNVWLEGEVSNLRIPQSGHCYLTLKDERGQIKAIIFKAALRLLKFAPKEGQHLLCRGRITVYEPRGEYQIVLETVEPKGVGALQLAYEQLKEKLRLKGFFDPVHKKPIPSFPQKIGIITSPTGAAIRDMLQIIQRRHPAVNILINPVPVQGEEAAPAIVRAIAEMNEIGGIDVLIIGRGGGSLEDLWAFNEERVAEAIFNSKIPVISAVGHETDVTISDFVADLRAPTPSAAAELVVKNHLELIEKIHLAQSRLLHAYQRSLTAWYKDIEGMKNRLVNPKRLIEKQFQKFDDLIERISVAAGRTVDGRRNLFEGILKRLDYQNPSQKLKRCREQVLQLFERLVQQIRHEIVFKKKEAETLVSNLNTLGPLEILRRGYSITRKLPEQSILKSARSVRKDDLIEILLAEGKVIAKVIQVNGSGA; encoded by the coding sequence ATGGATGACCTTTTCTCATTTGCTGAAAAAAAGAACGATTTCTCTCCTGACTCGGTAACGGAGAAAAAAGTTTTTTCTGTAACCGAACTCAATCTTTACATTAAAAACGAGTTGGAAAAAACGTTTTCAAATGTCTGGTTGGAGGGAGAGGTGTCTAACCTTCGAATCCCCCAGTCCGGTCATTGTTACCTGACGCTGAAGGATGAAAGGGGGCAAATTAAAGCGATTATTTTTAAAGCCGCGCTCCGATTGCTGAAATTTGCTCCGAAGGAAGGGCAGCATCTCCTCTGCAGAGGGCGGATTACCGTTTATGAGCCGAGGGGAGAATATCAAATTGTTCTTGAAACGGTTGAGCCGAAAGGGGTCGGGGCCCTTCAGCTGGCTTATGAACAGCTCAAAGAGAAGCTCCGGTTAAAGGGATTTTTTGATCCGGTTCATAAGAAGCCGATCCCCTCGTTTCCGCAAAAAATCGGGATCATTACCTCTCCGACAGGCGCAGCCATCCGCGATATGCTCCAGATTATTCAACGGAGACACCCCGCGGTTAATATTTTAATCAACCCCGTGCCGGTACAGGGAGAGGAAGCCGCGCCTGCGATCGTCCGTGCCATCGCCGAAATGAATGAAATCGGAGGAATTGACGTGCTGATTATCGGCCGGGGAGGAGGATCTCTGGAAGACCTCTGGGCCTTTAATGAAGAGCGTGTTGCAGAAGCTATTTTTAATTCAAAAATTCCGGTTATTTCCGCGGTGGGACATGAAACCGATGTCACCATTTCAGATTTTGTGGCTGATTTGCGAGCGCCCACGCCGTCGGCGGCCGCTGAATTGGTGGTTAAGAACCATCTCGAGCTGATTGAAAAAATTCATCTTGCGCAAAGCCGCCTTCTTCATGCCTATCAACGGTCTCTGACCGCCTGGTATAAAGACATCGAGGGGATGAAAAACCGGCTGGTTAATCCGAAGCGGCTGATTGAAAAACAATTTCAAAAATTCGACGACCTCATCGAGCGAATATCGGTGGCTGCGGGAAGAACGGTTGACGGCCGAAGAAATCTTTTTGAAGGAATTTTAAAACGCCTTGATTATCAAAATCCCTCTCAAAAATTAAAAAGGTGCAGGGAGCAGGTTTTACAGCTATTTGAACGGCTCGTCCAGCAGATCCGGCATGAGATCGTCTTTAAGAAAAAAGAAGCGGAAACGCTGGTCTCTAATTTAAACACTCTGGGGCCTCTTGAAATTCTCAGACGGGGGTATAGTATTACGCGAAAACTTCCGGAACAGTCGATTCTCAAATCTGCCCGCTCGGTCCGAAAAGATGATTTGATTGAAATTCTTCTGGCTGAAGGAAAAGTCATCGCCAAAGTGATTCAAGTCAACGGATCAGGGGCGTAA
- a CDS encoding TIGR00282 family metallophosphoesterase, with protein sequence MRILFIGDIVGEPGRKMVERTLPRLVQQHNIDCVIANGENTAAGFGITPKIVGQFFKAGVHIITGGNHIWDKKEILDFIDTEPRLLRPANYPAGVPGKGSVVFQIETRKGDIEKIAVLHLLGRIFMFPSDCPFRTADQEIEKLRTETPTILVDFHGEATSEKRALGWYLDGRVSAVVGTHTHVQTADEEVLPGGTAYVTDVGMTGPTDSVIGIKKETAIQKFLTQIPRRYEPAEGPSVLSGVIIETTPAGISRSIQRLQISEQFNG encoded by the coding sequence GTGAGAATACTTTTTATCGGAGATATTGTGGGCGAGCCGGGACGAAAAATGGTTGAAAGAACCTTGCCCCGGCTGGTCCAGCAACATAACATCGACTGCGTGATCGCGAATGGAGAAAACACGGCCGCCGGGTTCGGCATTACGCCTAAAATTGTCGGGCAGTTTTTTAAAGCCGGAGTTCATATCATCACCGGCGGAAATCATATCTGGGATAAAAAAGAGATCCTGGACTTTATCGACACGGAACCCCGTCTCCTTCGTCCCGCAAACTATCCGGCGGGTGTCCCTGGCAAAGGAAGCGTGGTTTTTCAAATTGAAACCCGGAAAGGGGACATCGAAAAAATCGCTGTTCTTCATCTGTTAGGCCGGATATTTATGTTTCCCAGTGATTGTCCTTTTAGAACCGCGGATCAGGAAATTGAAAAATTAAGAACTGAAACGCCGACGATTCTCGTCGATTTTCATGGAGAAGCCACGTCAGAAAAACGAGCCCTTGGGTGGTATCTGGACGGAAGAGTCAGCGCCGTAGTCGGAACGCATACCCATGTGCAAACAGCGGATGAGGAAGTTCTACCGGGCGGAACCGCCTATGTGACCGATGTTGGAATGACCGGTCCGACCGATTCGGTCATCGGAATTAAAAAAGAAACCGCGATTCAAAAATTTCTGACTCAGATTCCCCGCAGGTACGAACCCGCGGAAGGACCGTCGGTCCTTTCCGGGGTTATTATAGAAACGACCCCGGCGGGAATCTCGCGATCGATTCAACGCCTCCAGATTTCGGAACAATTTAATGGATGA